TACTAATGTCAAGTTCCTGGCTTTGatattatactttattatatacAATGTCATTTTATAAAGGGTACATGAAATCCTATATGCTATTTTTTGCAACTCCCTTGagtatataattatttcaaaataaaatctttaaaatatactgaatAGCAAAAACGAAGGGGGAAATGAAGTACACTGTTGTAAGGTTTTTACAGTATGTCTTACATGGTATAATACTGAAGTCAAAATCTGACAAGTTAAAGACATACATTATAAACCGTAGAGCAActgctaaaaaaataaacaaacacataaaaacaaGTAAATCTAATAATTCAAGTCCAACAGTAAGCCAATATAAAGCAAAATACTAATAATTATTCAACTATTctaaaagaagtcagaaaaggGGAAAATAGGGAAAAGAGGACAGAGCAAAGAGCACAATGAAGACGTAAACCCGGCCACGCCAGCCAGCGGCACAGTGAGCCCGGCCACGCTAGCCGGCACAGCAAACGTAAACAGCCCAGACAATCCAGCTAAAAGACAGAGACTGCAAGACTGACATGCTGCTTAAAACAGAAATGCTCCAACTATTAAGAatagtttaaaagtaaaagaatagaaagaagacatACTATAATCATACAAAACTGTCTTCTAATAACAGACACACCCTACACCGCACTTCTATAGGAGGAAAGAGtttccaaattttttaaatttcttaaatccTTCTAAGGAATAAAAATACAACTACTTTACAACAGAAACAATGCACTTCTCTTTCAATGAACTCTGGTCAACTGCCTGCTAATCAGATAAATAGATATCCCATGCATTTACCCTTAATCCTGTGCAGATGTGAGTGGCATTTTCCATTTCAGACTTTACAGAGAAACAAATCCTGAGTCCTGAAAGCTTGCACTCGTTCCACCCAGCCAGTTCTCAGAACCAGCTCCAGGTGCATGGCCCCTGGAGACCACAACTCACCGCCGCCACCCCCCAGCAGAAGGGAGTAGACGCGCTGCCGCACAGGGCGGTAGACAAAAGCCTGGCTGGGCAGGGCCTGGTCCGTGGCATCCTCCAAGCTGTTGCTGCACTCCACCTCGCCGCTGCTCATCACGCTGTACACCAGGTAGCTCTCTGCCTGGACATGCTGTGCTCTGGCGACCTGCCAACAATTAAATGCAACTTGTTTCTCCTTGAAAACAATACCATGACCTTGAGCAGGAAATCCAAGGCCTTCTAGGGCTCAGAGGTAGAGTAAATGTCACTCAAACTCAGGACGTCAAGCTGGCCTCTGTACTTCCAGCTCAGAACTTTCTATTACCGCTTTCCTCCTCCAATTTCCACCCACCAACCAGACTTGTGACTTACCTCTGCCGTCACTCAACATCCTGTCCACCCAACAGGGAGAGGAGCTGTCCAGGGGTCCAGCCGCCCCTCTGCAGGCTCTCCAACCCACTCTTCACCCCAGTGACACTGTCTTCCTAGAAACAGAGGCCCAATCACTGCACTCAGGCCGACTACCAGACTCTTCAGCCTGAGTTGAAGAGGCCCTGAAGACCTCCATCTCCTCCTGTGCACCCCTCGTAGACACTCTGGAGCCCAACTTCCATGATAGAAACTGACCTCTTTCAGCCCTTCCCAAAAGCCACTTCCGAGTCTCTGCCCCGTGAGGTTCCCCTGAACCTCCCTAGAACCTCAGGGTTCTGTCATCTCTCTAGAACCCTGCCATCCTCTGTGAATAAGAACTCACCTCCCCGACCTGAGGGGCTTGACTCACATTTACCGTCCACTCATTACCTTGCCTCATCTCTCCTATTAAACCATAAACTCTTTGGGATTAGAAACGGCATCACTCTCATCCCCCGTTCAGTGCTGTTTCACTGAGCAGGAGCTGTGCCCGGGAGCGTCTTCCTCCTGCTCGAATGCAGGCAGTGCCACTGGAGGTGAGGAGATGGGTGATGTGAACAGGTGCCACGCTCCCACGCAATGAGGAGCTGAGATCAGATGGCCTGTAATAACCAACATACAGGCTTCATGTTTCCGCAAAGAACACTCTCACCACTGCAGGATTACTCTTCACAATTTAAAGCCACCCTAGCCCTGATGGCATGTAAAATGCGCTGTGAAGAGTAATCCTGCAGGTTGTTACAGCGCATTTTACATGCCATCAGGGCTAGGGTGGCTTTAAATTGTGAAGAGTAATCCTGCAGTGGTGAGAGTATTCTTTGTGGAAACATgaaatggtaactgcagccatgaaattaaaagatgcttactccttggaaggaaagttatgaccaacctagagggcatattgaaaagcagagacattactttgccaacaaaggtccgtctagtcaaggctatggttttgcctgtggtcatgtatggatgtgagagatggactatgaagaaggctgaatgccaaagaattgatgctcttgaaatgtggtgctggagaagactcttgagagtcccttgggctgcaaggagatccaaccagtccttctgaaggagatcagccctgggatttctttggaaggaatgatgctaaagctgaaactccagtactttggccacctcatgcagaagagttgactgattggaaaagactctgatgctgggagggattgggggcaggaggagaaggggacgacagaggatgagatggctggatggcatcactgactcgatggacgtgagtctgggtgaactccgggagatggtgatggacagggaggcctgactcaactgaactgaactgacccccgATGGCATGTAAAATGGGCTCTGACAACAGCCTGGAGCATCAGAACCTCTGCGCATCAGTGTCCTGCTACTGACGCATGTGACGCGCTCGCTCAGGCCCATTCACTCCAGTGACTTGAGTCTTAATACCTTCAGTGCCTGCTTCCTTCACATGTAAAATAGGTTTAACAAAGGTGCTATCCTCACAGAACTatccatgaggattaaatgagctaatacagAGGCTGGCAAATAGTGCATGGCCAACAGGCGGCCAAGACTGCTCTCTGGCTAGACATACTCCAGGGTCTATTTCATGGCTAAATGCTTCTTTAAATCAGGATGGCAGACAAGCTAGCAGCTTTAAAATCAGCAAGGATCCCAAAAGAGTTATTACTTGATGCTCTAACCAATGAAAGATCATTAGAAGTAACATATTTCTCTATAATGCCCCTTTTGATACAGAATCTATCAGAAACAATATGGTTAgatattttatgattcttttaaGGTACAAtacactcattggaaaagactctgatgctggaaaggattgagggcaggaggagaaggggacaacagaggatgagatggctggatggcatcactgactcgatggacgtgagtctgggtgaactccgggagttggtgatagacagggaggcctgtaattcatggggtcgcaaagagtcagacacgactgagagactgaactgaactgaactgaaccctctaaTGTATTTTCCTATACCTTCTTAcgtttcttcctctttttttatttcaagagTTAGAATTTTGACAAATTTATCTATAAAGTTATAACAAATTATATAGTCATTCTATCAGAAAACCTCCAATTTTGGCAACTGTACAGAGTTGAGATGTAACATTCTTTTCTGGGTGTACACAGGGTTTTCAGAGAAGTTTTCTACAATTATAATATTAATTCATTAACTAGCTCATCACCTCAGCATCTTTTATCTCTGCCCTTACTGCAGATATAGTGTTCCACACTTGGAAAAACTTGAACATATTCACCTAATCTGAAAATTCTAAAGCAAGAATTCAGTTTATCCAATTGCTGGAGGAAACAGCAATGGTTGTGTGCATGCACCCAGGCAATTGCTACATTCAGCTACTTGGCACCAAAGGACTTCTAGGGTGACTACATGTGGCCAAAATGCACGTTTGAATTCTGGTTATCTATTGTCAGTGCTGGAAGAtgatactgaaaaatattttttaaggaatttttaagGGGAATTTAAGAAActtccaaattattttcaaagcGGCCTCTAAGCTCAAGAAGTCCAAGTGCCACTGACTCAGGACACACTctgtcctccccccacccccaccgccccacAGGCCCAGGAGACTCTGCTGGGCTCCTTCCACCAGACTTCCACAAAAAGCAACCCCATCCCCAGCTTCTGCCTTTTTTGCTTCCAAACTGCCACCAAATTCCTGTCATCCAACCTCCACCAAGCCCATGGGTGACCACAGCTCTGTAGGCCCCCCGATCCTCCCACGTGCCAATCCTGACAACCTCCGAGCCCCGTCCACGGCCACTGCGGCATCAGGCAGACCCGCCTTCCTTCTTACCCTTGAACCTGCCTCCCGGGCCCTTGTCAGCTTACTCttacctccccctcctccccctcggATGCCCTTCACCCCTCAGGGCATCACTGCTTCTACCTCGAGGGTCTCCACTACACGTAGAGCACACATTTTAAGCATCAGATGGTCCCTGTGAAGCCTACCTTCTGTTTGGCTCAGGCCAACCCCACCCCACTAGCCTGAGCACAGGAGCTTCACCTGCACAGCAGGATTCTCTTCTGAAACACTGCCTGAGTTGCTTCTCGTCCTCCAGTTCCATCCCCTAATTCCAGCTCATGACACACCGGTCCATCCCCTGCTGTGTTTCAGAAAACAAGCATCTGATCTCACCACACCCCCGCTTGCTATCCCGTGCCTCCTAAAAAAGGCTAAGAACTAAGTCCTTAACTCTCTCAGCACACACATGCTTGCCCTCTGTGGCTGGACCTAACTTTCCTGGACTCCCCTTGGAATAAACGGGGTGAGATGCCAGGCCACCACACCCAGTGGGTATGGGTCAGGCACAGTGAACGCAGCCAGGGAGCATGAGGAGGAGCCCAGACTGACAGGTGCGAGGCACACAGACGCAAGTGAGAGCTGGGGACCGGTAGGAACCAGAGCGAAACAGAATCAAGCAGAGAGGGCCTGGAATGGTGCTGGAGGTGTGGCAGGGGACTTCTAGGAGTCCTGGGCTGGACAAAACGCAGATACCGCCCAACTCTCTAACGAGACTCCAAGCAGGGCGGCTCcctttcagactcttctgttctcCCGCTTCCCGACTCCTGACCACGGCGCGTCCCTCTCCCAGTGCCAATGGACTTTCAGACTTCCTCCACCCAGGGAAGGTGGGTGCGATCTTGTGAAGCGTGGAAGGCTTGGGCTCAAACTCGGGGTCTACAAGAACTAGCTGTGTGGCCACTGCAGACATGTCCTTTAGCCTTTGCACACCCACGGCCTCACGTGAGCGGGAGACCAGGGTGGCCAGCAAGAGCTGTGTTAGTGGAGACAGTGAGGAACGGCCGAGAACCAGGAACAACTACGCAGAGGCGTGTCACTGGAAAGCCAGCAACGCAACCACACTGAGCACGGAAGCCGAGCGCAGACTGGACTCCCTGTCCTGCCTCTGCTCGCCTTTCTCCTCGGGCTGCGCTGAGGCCCGCCTGTCTCCAAGCTGACATGTTCCACCCACCTCCCACTGCTCATTGGGACCTCCACGTGCAGGTCCGCCTCCAACCCTCCTCCAATGTCCACtcacattcttttccctttaaaaagcaGTTAAGAATGTTTCCAGGTAGAATAAATTTCTTAATACTTTTTCACCTATAAGTCTCTTGAAACATGTACCATATTCTACCTCTCACTGTAATTTCCTACGATAAGAAGCTACCCCCTCTGCTACAAGGCATGTGACAGAAAGAGGGAAGATTCCTTGCAATTGTGCAGGACGGAGGGGAGAAGTCACTGACAGAAAGCGTAGAGACAGAAGAGGTAGAGGACACTCCGAGACCGCGGCAGGGCAGGACAAGAACCAACACGGCCAGGCCCTCACAGGATCGCCCGGTCTGGAACGAAAGACTGAACCAGAGAGGACATTCCGGAGGCACCTGCGGCAAACATCGGTCTCTCACACAGGGTGGGAGGCCTCTCTGGGTGTGATGGGGAAACCCAGCAGGCACCGACCAGTGGAGGGGCCGGAGGGCCGTCCAGGagaggggcaggcaggaggggcaGGTACGGCTGGAGCAGCAGGCAGCAGCCGGGACGGCGGCCCTCCCTGTGCAGGTCACCGCTTCCCTCCGAAAAGCTAGCAAATGCAAATCAGGGCTTTATTTCTGTGTGCAGCATGACAAAGGGGCTGCAAGGGGCCAAAGTCTGTTTAGGAAGAGTTCTCAGACGTCTACAGTCATCCACACAGGGTGGTGAGAGCCCAGGGTGGTAAGAGCCACTGAACAGATCAAAGTAACGAGACTTAAGAGAGACTGTTGATGAAATATGGGAGAGACGTTCCCAGGTTTTTAACTTGGAAAGATGGTGACACTCAATGCAAGAACAATGAAAGCTGTGAGTAAAGTCCTATTTGGCTCTGTGCTTGCTGAGATGCCTCAGGGCATTAGTGTCCACACGCAACTCCTCTGTAACCCAAGGATAACGAGAGGTTTCAATGAGATAATAGCCACACTGCAACTAATCTACACGGAGCAGGCAGTTCATGAACCGTGGCCCTCCTTCAAAACTACCAAGGCTCTGTATCATTTTACGGACTACATTCAAATCCCTAGGGTGGCATGCAGTAATATCCACCATCTGGCTGTGTCTGTCCTTCCCAATTATCTTCTCCTTACTTAGCCCTTCACACCCCAGGCCTCAGCTACTTGTCCCAGGGCTCTGCTGAGAGCACAGGTCCCATCTTTGCCTGTTCACAGCAACCTCGGGCCCAGGAAGGCCTGGCTCCAGTTATAACTACTCCTCTGGGGACTTCTCTCTGTCCTTAACCCACAGTGATGACTCTCTTTCAAATCCCTAGCACTCTGTAACAACCATGGAACAACACGAGACAGAGCTCACAACGCAGGTTTTCACATGTATTGTGAAGCTCCTAGCTAAACTCAAGGGTTTGTCTCTGTGGCCCCCACCGTGTCTTAACCACTGCAGGCAGTCAATAGATATTCACTGACAAACCCATCACTGGGTACATTTTCAATCATGACATATTACATTCGGGTGGGCATGTGCACCTACCTTTAAGATTTCAGGATCCAAAGCCACAGTTACTTGATGCTTGGCTTCAGGCCCCACATTTACAGGGTCTTCTTGTTTAACTTCAGTGTTTGTACACATGGGTGCTTCTAGGTTAAACTCAGGGTCTGTACCCACAGGTAATTTCTGCTTGGATTCAGGGTCCATACACACAGGAAACTCTTGCTTAGATTCAGGATCTGAACTCATGGATAGTACCTGCTTATCCAAAGTTACTACATCTTTAGGTTTTTGGATAAACCATGGAGATTTCTGTCCTGGCAAAAGATACGACGCTACTCCTTTATAAAAAAGAGCTTTGTTTGGTCCCAAAGGTAGCATCTCTTCCAGTTTTTTCTCACCTTGATGCAACCGAAGAACTTTAGATATGTGGTCTGCTACAGCTAAGATAACGTTACCTTTTCTGTCACAGCTCTCTCTCACAGAGGCATAGGAAGTCAAGCATTTGTACCGAAAGCTCTCGAACATGCCTTCTGGGACGACGTCATTGCCAAGCAGGCAGGCCAGCAGGGGCAGGTCGGCCAGGCGGAGCCCGAGGCTCTGACAGAGCTTCTCCCGGCAGAGCATGACGGTGTCCAGACTGTCCAGGGAGAGCTCGCTGATGGAAAAGTAGGGACAGGTGTCATAGATTAAGTAGTCAGTGTCTTCTCCAAGAATCCCAAGACAGTTGTTCTGGAAGCCATAGGAGGCCACCTCGTAGTCGGCCTCCTGTAACGAGCACAGAGTTTCCTGACCTAGGGTCTTCAAAGCAAACTGCGTAAATATGGCCAGCCCCGAGGGGATGAAGAACATGTTTCTGCCCGGCTGCTCCCTGTGGGACTTGATGTAGTGGAAGATCTTGGCTATCTCCCTGTTATTCTTGAGTCTGCGTTTCACCCACTCGTCTCTCTTGGACTGCTCCACCATGCCATCAAAGAAGAAGATCAGCTTGATGCCAACAGCGGTAAAAGTTCTCACGAATTCTCGCAAAGAAGAATAGTATTCCCGCCACTGTCCGCCGCAGACCCAGGACTCCGGTGTGTACCAGTACCTGAGGCAGCACATGGCGTCGACCACAATGGCGGGCGTCCCTCCGGGGTGCTGGCTCCGGTGGCGCTCTGCCAGCTCCTTGAAGTTTACTACTGTACATACGTGTGGGCAGCTACTCGCCACAAACCCATGCAAACCTCTCACACCCATAATGGAACTCCTGGGAAGgatctaaaaaggaaaagaaatgagtaaATACGGCGTCACCATCAGACACATAGCGCCTTTCCAAGCAAACAGTCCAAGTTTCACATTCCCTCTGTTCCCATCATAACAAAGGGCATGCCATGCTCTCAGGAGCCCGAGTGCCCTCCTCGCACACACCCGCAGGGCTGGGCCCAAGTGAGGCGCTGAGTTGGGCTTTGACCAGGACAGTGCAGGGCAGGGCTCTCTCAAGATTTTCACTATGACTGTTATTCAAGAGATTTCTCAACAAAGTTTGACAACAGGTTAATAGTTTCAAAGAAGTAATGCTTCCCATCTAGGAGTGCAAATAGAAGttaattttgaaaacttaaaatgtaaaactgatACATGCGACACTGATGTTTCTCAAAATAGttttgctgagtgaaagaagctggaCCAAGGCATGCACGCCGCTGTCAACGCCTAGCCGCCTGAGCTGCTGCAGGGCCCAGAGCCCTGGGTTCGTCTGCGGTGGGGCAGGAGGGGGTGCTGAGGGAGAGGCTGCAGAGGCAAAGTGACAGACACATTCACTACCTTGGCTGTGGGGCAATTTCACAGGTGAACACAGGCTCGAAGATTCCCGCACAtcaatatatctcaataaaggtgTTAAAAAGACTATGTGAAAATTCTCTAGGCCAAGTATCCTTAACATTTGACATGATCACTGATTGACTTTAGATGAAAAACTATCTGTTCTAAAAcgtaaaaatacacaaaatagttCAAAGAGTTAGAATTcacaatctggaaaaaaaaaatttaagcacagTCCTTTATATGAGTATAATGTCCTTGCACATAGTAAAAGACACCCATCTGTGGTCAGACATCTTTTATCTCAACAGCCTATTCTTCTCATCAAGGCTTCATGTCctctaataaaacaaaacaaaagaatccTTATCATGCAAACAACAGCAGAGAGGAAATGGCCCTCTCTCAGGCCAGGGGCTGAGGGCAGCCACCCCAGCTGCCCCCACAGAGCAGAACCAGCTCCTGCCCACCGCCTGCCAGACAGCACTGGGCACTCAAAACACACGTCTCCACTCTTCAAAACCACCCTTGTAGGTAAAAATTATAAACCCTATTTCACAAATGAAGGAATGATAAGCAAATTACTGGGCTGGGAAAAGGCCGCCTTGTGGATTCCCTTCTAAGAATGTACACCTGTTAATGGACAGTGGCCTCTAACAGAATTTAAAACTATCTACTTAATTGCTACTAATAATNNNNNNNNNNNNNNNNNNNNNNNNNNNNNNNNNNNNNNNNNNNNNNNNNNNNNNNNNNNNNNNNNNNNNNNNNNNNNNNNNNNNNNNNNNNNNNNNNNNNACACACCCCATGGACCGAAGACCACCCCGGGCACACACCCCACGGACCCACGACAGCCCCGGGCACACACCCCACGGACCCACGACAGCCCCGGGCACACACCCCACGGATCCACGACAGCCCCGGGCACACACCCCAAGGCCCCACGACAGCCCTGGCACACTTCCCACAGACCTATGACAGCTCCGGGCACATACCCAAGGACCACATACAGCCCCGGGCACACCCCCATGGACCCACGACAGCCCCGGGCACACCTCCATGGACCACTGACAGCCCCAGGCACACACCACATGGACCAGAGACAGCCCTGGGCACACCCCCATGGACCACGGACAGCCCCGGGCACACACCCCACGGACCCAAGACAGCCCCGGGCACACACCCCATGGACAACAGACAGCCCCGGGCACACCCCCATGGACCACGGACAGCCCTGGGCACACTCCCCACGGA
The nucleotide sequence above comes from Bubalus bubalis isolate 160015118507 breed Murrah chromosome 10, NDDB_SH_1, whole genome shotgun sequence. Encoded proteins:
- the FAM120B gene encoding constitutive coactivator of peroxisome proliferator-activated receptor gamma isoform X5, with translation MGVRGLHGFVASSCPHVCTVVNFKELAERHRSQHPGGTPAIVVDAMCCLRYWYTPESWVCGGQWREYYSSLREFVRTFTAVGIKLIFFFDGMVEQSKRDEWVKRRLKNNREIAKIFHYIKSHREQPGRNMFFIPSGLAIFTQFALKTLGQETLCSLQEADYEVASYGFQNNCLGILGEDTDYLIYDTCPYFSISELSLDSLDTVMLCREKLCQSLGLRLADLPLLACLLGNDVVPEGMFESFRYKCLTSYASVRESCDRKGNVILAVADHISKVLRLHQGEKKLEEMLPLGPNKALFYKGVASYLLPGQKSPWFIQKPKDVVTLDKQVLSMSSDPESKQEFPVCMDPESKQKLPVGTDPEFNLEAPMCTNTEVKQEDPVNVGPEAKHQVTVALDPEILKVARAQHVQAESYLVYSVMSSGEVECSNSLEDATDQALPSQAFVYRPVRQRVYSLLLGGGGGGSSTGPAVKEWFVYSGNPLRQPDLVRPLQMNIPGGTPSLRQLWLSQEPGIQAQRLDTLLACFDLSSSREELQAVERPFQALCCLLVYLFVQVDTLCLEDLHAFIAQALCLQGKPTMELADLQLDHIDPRAVQLATLLVRGLTTLVLVNGACGSPWEMADFMPWHLFDGKLFHQKYLQSEKGYTAEVLVEQNRSHVTRFHTLKSVVCKACGKESRPIVSRRHWRPHHAEKVCTEDASASGVKPERSLWASGPPSE
- the FAM120B gene encoding constitutive coactivator of peroxisome proliferator-activated receptor gamma isoform X6; translated protein: MGVRGLHGFVASSCPHVCTVVNFKELAERHRSQHPGGTPAIVVDAMCCLRYWYTPESWVCGGQWREYYSSLREFVRTFTAVGIKLIFFFDGMVEQSKRDEWVKRRLKNNREIAKIFHYIKSHREQPGRNMFFIPSGLAIFTQFALKTLGQETLCSLQEADYEVASYGFQNNCLGILGEDTDYLIYDTCPYFSISELSLDSLDTVMLCREKLCQSLGLRLADLPLLACLLGNDVVPEGMFESFRYKCLTSYASVRESCDRKGNVILAVADHISKVLRLHQGEKKLEEMLPLGPNKALFYKGVASYLLPGQKSPWFIQKPKDVVTLDKQVLSMSSDPESKQEFPVCMDPESKQKLPVGTDPEFNLEAPMCTNTEVKQEDPVNVGPEAKHQVTVALDPEILKVARAQHVQAESYLVYSVMSSGEVECSNSLEDATDQALPSQAFVYRPVRQRVYSLLLGGGGGGSSTGPAVKEWFVYSGNPLRQPDLVRPLQMNIPGGTPSLRQLWLSQEPGIQAQRLDTLLACFDLSSSREELQAVERPFQALCCLLVYLFVQVDTLCLEDLHAFIAQALCLQGKPTMELADLQLDHIDPRAVQLATLLVRGLTTLVLVNGACGSPWEMADFMPWHLFDGKLFHQKYLQSEKGYTAEVLVEQNRSHVTRFHTLKSVVCKACGKESRPIVSRRHWRPHHAGSRQYEPDQWRRY
- the FAM120B gene encoding constitutive coactivator of peroxisome proliferator-activated receptor gamma isoform X2, which produces MGVRGLHGFVASSCPHVCTVVNFKELAERHRSQHPGGTPAIVVDAMCCLRYWYTPESWVCGGQWREYYSSLREFVRTFTAVGIKLIFFFDGMVEQSKRDEWVKRRLKNNREIAKIFHYIKSHREQPGRNMFFIPSGLAIFTQFALKTLGQETLCSLQEADYEVASYGFQNNCLGILGEDTDYLIYDTCPYFSISELSLDSLDTVMLCREKLCQSLGLRLADLPLLACLLGNDVVPEGMFESFRYKCLTSYASVRESCDRKGNVILAVADHISKVLRLHQGEKKLEEMLPLGPNKALFYKGVASYLLPGQKSPWFIQKPKDVVTLDKQVLSMSSDPESKQEFPVCMDPESKQKLPVGTDPEFNLEAPMCTNTEVKQEDPVNVGPEAKHQVTVALDPEILKVARAQHVQAESYLVYSVMSSGEVECSNSLEDATDQALPSQAFVYRPVRQRVYSLLLGGGGGGSSTGPAVKEWFVYSGNPLRQPDLVRPLQMNIPGGTPSLRQLWLSQEPGIQAQRLDTLLACFDLSSSREELQAVERPFQALCCLLVYLFVQVDTLCLEDLHAFIAQALCLQGKPTMELADLQLDHIDPRAVQLATLLVRGLTTLVLVNGACGSPWEMADFMPWHLFDGKLFHQKYLQSEKGYTAEVLVEQNRSHVTRFHTLKSVVCKACGKESRPIVSRRHWRPHHAGRWGRQGSSSHGTSSGYSRYGHGQHWRDQGPEKVCTEDASASGVKPERSLWASGPPSE
- the FAM120B gene encoding constitutive coactivator of peroxisome proliferator-activated receptor gamma isoform X3, whose translation is MGVRGLHGFVASSCPHVCTVVNFKELAERHRSQHPGGTPAIVVDAMCCLRYWYTPESWVCGGQWREYYSSLREFVRTFTAVGIKLIFFFDGMVEQSKRDEWVKRRLKNNREIAKIFHYIKSHREQPGRNMFFIPSGLAIFTQFALKTLGQETLCSLQEADYEVASYGFQNNCLGILGEDTDYLIYDTCPYFSISELSLDSLDTVMLCREKLCQSLGLRLADLPLLACLLGNDVVPEGMFESFRYKCLTSYASVRESCDRKGNVILAVADHISKVLRLHQGEKKLEEMLPLGPNKALFYKGVASYLLPGQKSPWFIQKPKDVVTLDKQVLSMSSDPESKQEFPVCMDPESKQKLPVGTDPEFNLEAPMCTNTEVKQEDPVNVGPEAKHQVTVALDPEILKVARAQHVQAESYLVYSVMSSGEVECSNSLEDATDQALPSQAFVYRPVRQRVYSLLLGGGGGGSSTGPAVKEWFVYSGNPLRQPDLVRPLQMNIPGGTPSLRQLWLSQEPGIQAQRLDTLLACFDLSSSREELQAVERPFQALCCLLVYLFVQVDTLCLEDLHAFIAQALCLQGKPTMELADLQLDHIDPRAVQLATLLVRGLTTLVLVNGACGSPWEMADFMPWHLFDGKLFHQKYLQSEKGYTAEVLVEQNRSHVTRFHTLKSVVCKACGKESRPIVSRRHWRPHHAGRWGRQGSSSHGTSSGYSRYGHGQHWRDQGPGSRQYEPDQWRRY
- the FAM120B gene encoding constitutive coactivator of peroxisome proliferator-activated receptor gamma isoform X8, which produces MGVRGLHGFVASSCPHVCTVVNFKELAERHRSQHPGGTPAIVVDAMCCLRYWYTPESWVCGGQWREYYSSLREFVRTFTAVGIKLIFFFDGMVEQSKRDEWVKRRLKNNREIAKIFHYIKSHREQPGRNMFFIPSGLAIFTQFALKTLGQETLCSLQEADYEVASYGFQNNCLGILGEDTDYLIYDTCPYFSISELSLDSLDTVMLCREKLCQSLGLRLADLPLLACLLGNDVVPEGMFESFRYKCLTSYASVRESCDRKGNVILAVADHISKVLRLHQGEKKLEEMLPLGPNKALFYKGVASYLLPGQKSPWFIQKPKDVVTLDKQVLSMSSDPESKQEFPVCMDPESKQKLPVGTDPEFNLEAPMCTNTEVKQEDPVNVGPEAKHQVTVALDPEILKVARAQHVQAESYLVYSVMSSGEVECSNSLEDATDQALPSQAFVYRPVRQRVYSLLLGGGGGGSSTGPAVKEWFVYSGNPLRQPDLVRPLQMNIPGGTPSLRQLWLSQEPGIQAQRLDTLLACFDLSSSREELQAVERPFQALCCLLVYLFVQVDTLCLEDLHAFIAQALCLQGKPTMELADLQRSHVTRFHTLKSVVCKACGKESRPIVSRRHWRPHHAGSRQYEPDQWRRY
- the FAM120B gene encoding constitutive coactivator of peroxisome proliferator-activated receptor gamma isoform X7, producing MGVRGLHGFVASSCPHVCTVVNFKELAERHRSQHPGGTPAIVVDAMCCLRYWYTPESWVCGGQWREYYSSLREFVRTFTAVGIKLIFFFDGMVEQSKRDEWVKRRLKNNREIAKIFHYIKSHREQPGRNMFFIPSGLAIFTQFALKTLGQETLCSLQEADYEVASYGFQNNCLGILGEDTDYLIYDTCPYFSISELSLDSLDTVMLCREKLCQSLGLRLADLPLLACLLGNDVVPEGMFESFRYKCLTSYASVRESCDRKGNVILAVADHISKVLRLHQGEKKLEEMLPLGPNKALFYKGVASYLLPGQKSPWFIQKPKDVVTLDKQVLSMSSDPESKQEFPVCMDPESKQKLPVGTDPEFNLEAPMCTNTEVKQEDPVNVGPEAKHQVTVALDPEILKVARAQHVQAESYLVYSVMSSGEVECSNSLEDATDQALPSQAFVYRPVRQRVYSLLLGGGGGGSSTGPAVKEWFVYSGNPLRQPDLVRPLQMNIPGGTPSLRQLWLSQEPGIQAQRLDTLLACFDLSSSREELQAVERPFQALCCLLVYLFVQVDTLCLEDLHAFIAQALCLQGKPTMELADLQRSHVTRFHTLKSVVCKACGKESRPIVSRRHWRPHHAGRWGRQGSSSHGTSSGYSRYGHGQHWRDQGPAPFIVVFGDTQAVQAESCHYFQDRVNKQVSHGCS